From Pelmatolapia mariae isolate MD_Pm_ZW linkage group LG22, Pm_UMD_F_2, whole genome shotgun sequence, a single genomic window includes:
- the rps27.1 gene encoding 40S ribosomal protein S27.1, whose product MPLAKDLLHPSPEEEKRRHKKKRLVQSPNSYFMDVKCPGCYKITTVFSHAQTVVLCVGCSTVLCQPTGGKARLTEGCSFRRKQH is encoded by the exons ATGCCA CTCGCAAAAGACTTGTTGCACCCATCCcctgaggaggagaagaggaggcaCAAGAAGAAGCGTCTTGTTCAGAGTCCCAACTCTTACTTCATGGATGTAAAGTGTCCAG GATGCTACAAGATCACGACGGTGTTCAGCCATGCTCAGACAGTCGTGCTGTGTGTGGGCTGCTCTACAGTCCTTTGTCAGCCCACCGGAGGCAAAGCACGTCTCACAGAGG GGTGCTCATTCAGGAGGAAGCAGCACTAG
- the lrrc71 gene encoding leucine-rich repeat-containing protein 71: protein MSRKKHAKDKTSAEDEAWKSAGPTPNETLPVQTFDEYQCTGNAETDFPALCTLLNVKDIPAVIAKFPASSASQTEGDTDYQLQTSDASFCSKPCLTLELESKDRARSMKVSGWRVNEQIFRALQKMLPSMNQLLSLGFWQAGLTDRMVVALMNTIPLCSSLRVVALEGNVLPQQGYHLLLSEDSVLTHLSLRNNRIGDEGARLIGSALSTARSANKNLLSLNLAFNRIGDAGAALIAQGLRLNRTLLFLSLCNNQIGDAGAAHLAAVLGEFALTHDEIVERRKLLLKRAQAALVKDEPLQTLAGSTTSLGGNKGETTGTPKKKEATRKDEKPDANKDNQKPNKKTTDTRASQARGGKAGGKEKQHAEEDRSNTSLNEAELVDPANPLLHPSVHPRDGQVFMSGNTTLASLNLAGNKITEKSLPLFLASLEAQGEGEGGGLLRLCLQRNIFPPGNEFYVKIKELMAALDPMKKNNSEEEGLGE from the exons ATGTCTAGAAAGAAACACGCAAAAGATAAAACAAGCGCTGAAGACGAGGCCTGGAAAAGCGCAG GACCGACTCCAAATGAAACACTTCCTGTTCAGACCTTCG ATGAATATCAGTGCACAGGAAATGCAGAGACTGACTTCCCTGCGCTATGTACTCTACTGAACGTGAAGgatatcccagctgtcattgCCAAGTTCCCAGCCTCCTCCGCCAGTCAAACTGAAGGTGACACCG ATTACCAGTTACAGACAAGTGATGCTTCTTTCTGCTCAAAGCCCTGCCTAACACTGGAGCTGGAGAGTAAAGACAGAGCCAGGAGCATGAAGGTTTCTG GATGGAGGGTGAATGAGCAGATTTTCCGAGCGCTACAGAAGATGCTCCCCTCCATGAACCAGCTACTGAGCCTTGG GTTTTGGCAGGCGGGACTGACAGATCGCATGGTAGTCGCCCTCATGAACACAATACCGCTGTGCTCCAGCCTCAG GGTTGTGGCACTGGAAGGCAATGTTCTTCCACAGCAGGGCTACCACCTGCTTCTCTCTGAGGACAGCGT CCTCACTCACTTGTCTCTGAGAAATAACCGGATAGGAGATGAAGGCGCTCGCCTGATTGGTTCAGCGCTTTCGACAGCCAGGTCTGCCAACAAAAACCTCCTGTCACTCAACCTGGCGTTCAACCGTATAGGTGATGCAGGTGCTGCACTTATCGCTCAG GGCCTGCGGCTGAATCGTACCTTGCTCTTTCTCTCGCTGTGCAACAATCAGATTGGAGATGCAGGAGCTGCTCATCTGGCTGCG GTACTTGGTGAGTTTGCCTTAACTCATGATGAAATAGTGGAGAGGAGGAAGCTGCTTCTGAAAAGAGCGCAAGCT GCTTTAGTGAAGGATGAGCCTCTCCAAACATTAGCTGGCAGCACCACCTCACTGGGTGGCAACAAAGGAGAGACCACAGGCACtcctaaaaaaaag GAAGCAACCAGAAAAGACGAGAAACCGGACGCCAACAAAGACAACCAAAAGCCAAACAAGAAAA CCACTGATACAAGAGCGTCTCAGGCTAGAGGTGGAAAGGCAGGGGGCAAAGAGAAGCAACATGCAGAAGAG GATAGATCAAATACTTCCCTGAATGAG GCAGAGTTGGTGGATCCAGCGAATCCCCTGCTGCACCCGTCGGTGCATCCCAGGGACGGACAGGTCTTCATGTCCGGAAACACGACTCTTGCCTCCCTCAACCTGGCAG gaAACAAAATCACAGAGAAGTCGCTGCCTCTCTTTTTGGCGTCACTTGAAGCGCAGGGCGAGGGCGAGGGTGGAGGTCTGCTGCGTCTCTGTCTGCAG agAAACATTTTCCCACCAGGAAATGAGTTTTACGTGAAGATAAAGGAACTGATGGCTGCCTTAGAtccaatgaaaaaaaataactctgaAGAGGAGGGACTGGGAGAATAG